The nucleotide sequence CTGGAACAACACGGCTTCCCCGGGGTGGTAGGGGAGTTCGTCCAGGAGCGCGCGCAAGGGGGTGATTCCGATGCCGGACGCGAACAGGGCCACTTTGTGTCCTTTGAGGACAGTTCCGGTGAGCCGTCCGTACGGGCCTTCGAACAGCGCGGGGGTCCCGGGCCGCAGGGTGGCCAGGCGGCGGCTGCCGGGGCCGAGGTCCTTGGCCGTGATCCGCAGCCGGTGCCCGTCGGGGGCGGCCGAGAGGGAGAACGGCTTGCCCCGCGTCCAGCCCGGTCCGGACCGGAAGCGCCAGACGAAGAACTGGCCCGCCGCCACCGGAAGCCGGTCGAGGTCGCGCCCGCGCAGGTAGACCGAGACCACGCCGCGGCCTTCGGGCACGACCTGCTCGACGACCAAGCGATGCCGGAAGTTGAGCCACACCGGCCGTCCGACGCGGAACACGAGCACCGCGCCCGCCGCGGCGGCATAGGCGGTCCACCAGAACACCGTCGCCACCGGTGAGGCGGTGAAGTCGGCGCCGGTCCACAGCTGGTGCGGCAGGGCGAGGCCGGTGCCGAGGTAGGCGTAGAGGTGCAGCAGGTGCCAGGACTCGTAGCGCAGCCGCCGCCGGGCGGCGCGCACCGACGTGACGGCGACCATGACCAGCGCCGCAGTCCCGGCGGCCGCCAGCAGCATGCCGGGGTAGGTCGTGACCAGGTTCCAGGCCTCGGCCAGGACGCCGGAGCGGTCGGCCGCCGCGTAGCCGAGGGTGATGAGCACGAGGTGCGCGGCCAGCAGGGAGATGGAGGTGAAGCCGGTGATCCGGTGTCGGCGGGCGAGTTCGTCCTGGCCGTAGCTGCGTTCGACCCACGGGATCCGGGCCATCAGCAGCAGTTGCAGTAGCAGGAGGTCCGCCGACAGCAGTCCGGTGAGCCGTCCGGTGGAGGTGAAGAAGTCGGTGGTGAGGTCCTGCAGGCCGTGGCCGGACACCCAGAGCGCGACCACGAACAGGAGGCTCAGCCAGGCCGTCAAGCCCGCGGCGTCGCGCCACCACGCGCGGACCGCGGGCGGTGCCACACGCCGGGCGGTGAGAGTGGCGGACATCGGGCTCCTCGGAATGATCTCGGTGAGATCCACCCTGCCTGGGCCCGGTTAGCCGTCGACGTGACGAGGGTGAGAGTTCGGTAAGAGAAGATCCGTTCCGACGGCGAAGCCGACCACCGCTCCGCCGCCGGGGCGCGGCTCGGCGAACACGGTGCCGCCGTGGGCCAGCGCGATGTCGCGCACGATGGCGAGGCCGAGCCCGGAGCCGGCCAGGCCGCGGGCAGCGTCGGCGCGGTGGAAGCGATCGAACACCCGGGCCGCGTCCTCGTCGCCGATACCGGGGCCGCGGTCGAGGACCTGCACCCGGCCGTCGCGCACGACGACCTCGATCGGGCCGTCGGGGGCGAACTTGACGGCGTTTTCCAGCAGGTTCGAAACGGCGCGTTCCAGCGCTTTCGCCTGTCCGGTCACCGCTGACGCGTCGGCGGTGACGGTGATGGTGCGTCCCGTCCGGCGCCGGACGCGCTCGGCGGCGTGCTCGGCCACGTCGCCCAGCTGGAGCGGCGACGGTTCTTCGGCTTCGTAGCGGCGGGTGGCGAGTTCGACGAGCTCGTCGACGAGGTGGGTCAGCTCGCGGGTCTCGCCGTCGACGTCGTCGAGCAGGCGCGCGCGGGATTCGGGGGTGAGTTCGGCGAACCGGCGCAGGACGCTGGCGTTGGTGCGCAGGCTGGTCAGCGGGGTCCGCAGCTCGTGGGCGGCGTCTTGGACGAGGCGTTCCTGGTCAGCGCGGGCGTCGGCGAGGCGGCCGAGCATCCGGTCGAACGAGGTCGCGAGGCGGCCGACCTCGTCGCGGCCGCCGGTGGGCACGGCGAGGTCGTCGAGGCGCCCGTCGCTGACCTGTTCGGTGACGTCGGTGAGCCGGACCAGCCGGCGGGTGATCTGGCGGGCCAGGAGCCAGCCGGCCAGGGCCGCGACGGCCAGGACGAGGGCGCTGACGCCGGTGATGCGAGCGGCCAGTTCCTGGAGGACGTGCCGGGATTCGTCGACGTCGATGCCGAGCTGGATCGCGCCGCGGCCGGGTCCGAGGGCCACGGTGATGACCCGGTAGTCGTCGCGGCCGGCGGTGAAGTCGCGGTAGCGGTGGTCGCCGAGGGAGCCGGTCGCGGCCAGTGCCCGATCGGCGTCGTCGACGGGAAGGCG is from Amycolatopsis mediterranei and encodes:
- a CDS encoding ferric reductase-like transmembrane domain-containing protein, translated to MSATLTARRVAPPAVRAWWRDAAGLTAWLSLLFVVALWVSGHGLQDLTTDFFTSTGRLTGLLSADLLLLQLLLMARIPWVERSYGQDELARRHRITGFTSISLLAAHLVLITLGYAAADRSGVLAEAWNLVTTYPGMLLAAAGTAALVMVAVTSVRAARRRLRYESWHLLHLYAYLGTGLALPHQLWTGADFTASPVATVFWWTAYAAAAGAVLVFRVGRPVWLNFRHRLVVEQVVPEGRGVVSVYLRGRDLDRLPVAAGQFFVWRFRSGPGWTRGKPFSLSAAPDGHRLRITAKDLGPGSRRLATLRPGTPALFEGPYGRLTGTVLKGHKVALFASGIGITPLRALLDELPYHPGEAVLFQRAGRPADLLFRREIEDLAARRGIRLHYLLGRRSRDRTSWLPAGYAPVPDEQVLRHLVPDIADHDVYVCGPDAWTAAVLDSARRAGVPADRIHAERFAW
- a CDS encoding sensor histidine kinase, which codes for MNLRSKLAIAFAGVGAAAAILVGVFSYQAASQRIDAELDRSLLTTSAEVAAGATQILAPSPLTRGPDDDDHDEAQPMVAQAIAPDSTTRPLGGRPVRLPVDDADRALAATGSLGDHRYRDFTAGRDDYRVITVALGPGRGAIQLGIDVDESRHVLQELAARITGVSALVLAVAALAGWLLARQITRRLVRLTDVTEQVSDGRLDDLAVPTGGRDEVGRLATSFDRMLGRLADARADQERLVQDAAHELRTPLTSLRTNASVLRRFAELTPESRARLLDDVDGETRELTHLVDELVELATRRYEAEEPSPLQLGDVAEHAAERVRRRTGRTITVTADASAVTGQAKALERAVSNLLENAVKFAPDGPIEVVVRDGRVQVLDRGPGIGDEDAARVFDRFHRADAARGLAGSGLGLAIVRDIALAHGGTVFAEPRPGGGAVVGFAVGTDLLLPNSHPRHVDG